TGTCGCTGGTGGACGACCCGTGCGTGATCGAGGAGATGCCGGAGTTCGCCCGCGGCGTGGCGGTGGCCTATTGCGATCCGCCCGGCCCGCTGGAGACGGCCGACGTGCCGACGTTCTACTGCATCGCCCCGGCGCCGTCGAGCTGGTCCGCCGAGCGGGTCCGCAGCTTCTACCGGGAGTACAACCACGAGATGATCCGGAACCTCACCGTGCACGAGGCGATGCCCGGCCACTTCCTGCAGCTGGCGCACGCCCGGCGGTTCCGGGGCAGCAGCAAGGTGCGGGCGCTCGGCTGGTCCGGCCCGTTCGTCGAGGGGTGGGCGGTCTATGCCGAGGAGCTGATGGCCGGTCTCGGCTTCGGCGGCACGGCGGTGCGGTTGCAGCAGCTCAAGATGCAGCTCCGGATGAGCCTGAACGCGATCATCGACCAGCTGGTGCACTGCGAGGAACTGCCCGAGGAGGAGGCGATGGCGCTGATGACCGGGCGCGGCTTCCAGGAGGAGGGCGAGGCGGCCGGCAAGTGGCGGCGGGCCCTGCTCACCTCGACCCAGCTCTCCACCTACTTCGTGGGGTACACCGAGGTGTCCGCCATCGCCGCCGCGCGCCCGTTCGGCGCGACGCCGAAAGCGTGGCACGACGCGATGCTGGCGCACGGCTCGCCGCCGCCACGCCACCTGCGGGCTCTCCTGGGGGTCTGACCGGCACGTCCGGGCGCAGGCGCAGACGCCCGCGGCGGAGCCGGAGACGCCCGCGGCGGAGCCGGAGACGCCCGCGGCGGAGCCGGAGCGCGGTCAGCGGGAGCGGTGGTCGTGGACCCGCACGCCCGCCGGCAGGCGGAAGCCGTCCGGGTCGGCGCGGGAGGTGAGCTCGGTCAGGGTGATCTCCAACCGGGTCGTCCCGCCTACCGTGCCGGTGAAGGCGGCCAGCGTGCCGTCCCCGGTCACGCAGGCCTCGTAAGCGGCCGGCCCGCCCCATCGGACGCAGGCGGCGTGCCGCTGGGCGATGGTGGTGTCCCGCTGGGAGATCACCAGGGCCGGGTCGGTCTCGGCCGAGCGGAGCATCGTGGCGACCGCCTCCGGGGTGATCAGACCGGTGGCGGCCGGCAGCTCGGGGTCGGCCTTGGCGGTGATGACGCAGGCCGCCGCGTCGCACCGGGTGGTGTCGGCCGGGGTGACGATGAGCCGCCCGGCCGGCCAGCGGTACGCGGTCCGGGCCGGGTCCTGTGCCCGGGCCACCGTGGCGGTGCCGCCGTCGGCCAGGCGGTAGATGGCGGTGTAGGTCAGGCCGGCCGAGTCGGCGAGCTGGCCGGCGATCACCGCCACCGCGTCGGCCGGGCCGACCCCGGCGGCGCTGGCCTGATCGACACCGGTGCAGGCCGCCCCGGCGAGCAGCGCGCCGGCGGCCAGTAATCCATTCACGAAACGACGGCGGGCCACGATCACCACCCTGGCCCAACCCCGATGTCGCGCGCAAACGATATCCACCGATCAATGGACCGGCGGACCGATCAATCGTTCATTCAGGCGGACTCCGCGGTTCTGGCGCGCATCTGGAGCTGATAACGCATGACATAACGGCGAATGATCTTCGCCTGCCACTCCTCCGGGTCGTAGAGCGCGACCATCTCCACCGAGAGCGGCCCGCGTACCGGCACCTGCTGGCGCATCGCGCTGGCCTTCGTCACGGTGGCCGGCAGCTCGATCACGTCCGGCCCGAGCTGCGTCCGCAGCGACACCTCGTGGCCGGGCCGCACCTCGACGTCGGTGAAGTGCGCGCGCACCGAGCGCTCACTGATGTCGTGGACCCAGCCGATCGCCTCCGGGAGCTCGGGGCGCGTCATCACGATCGGCTCGCCGCCGCCGCCGCGCACGTAGAGCCGGTTCTGGTTGATCTGCGGCTCCCCGATGAACCGCAGCTCGGCGCGGTTCTCGTCGACAGCGGCGACCGCGGCGGACACCTCGAACCGGCCGCGGGGCGCGGCTGCCCAGCGCAGCGTCACCGTGGCGCCGGTGGCCGGTACGTCGGCACGGGGGAGCGAGACGGTCACGGCCGCGGCGGAGGCGGCCACGACACGGACGCCGGAGTGGCATTCGCCGCCGGCCTCCATCTCGATGTGTGAGCCGTCCTCGGGAAACAGGCTGCTGCTCATAGTGCCCCCTGTTTCGGCAGGCGAGCCGCTGTTTTGAGGCATACCGGCGAGTCAAGTTGCCGGGCGGGCGGCCGAGGGCCCGGGAAAATCACCCACCCGGCGACCGGCTGCCGGGGCATACCGGCCGGTGAAGTTGACCGGGCGGCCGAACGAGCGCCCGGTGGGCTCGATACGCTCAGGAGCGTGGTCGGCCCGCAGGGTCGCGGACCGAAACTGTATTCGTACAACGCTTAGGGAGCGACACCACAAATGGCCACCATTGAAGCGATCGTCGCCCGCGAGATCCTGGATTCCCGGGGCAACCCGACCGTCGAGGTCGAGGTCGGCCTGGACGACGGCACTGTCGGCCGCGCGGCGGTCCCGTCCGGTGCCTCCACCGGCGCGTTCGAGGCGCTGGAGCTGCGTGACGGCGACAAGGGCCGGTACCTCGGCAAGGGCGTGGAGAAGGCCGTCGCCAACATCGAGGACAAGATCGCCGACGAGCTGATCGGTTACGAGGCGAGCGAGCAGCGCCTGATCGACCAGAAGATGCTCGACCTGGACGGCACCGACACCAAGTCGGAGCTGGGCGCCAACGCGATCCTGGGTGTCTCCCTCGCGGTCGCCAAGGCCGCCGCGCTCTCCGCCGAGCTCCCGCTGTTCCGTTACGTCGGTGGCCCGAACGCCGCCGTCCTGCCGGTCCCGATGATGAACATCGTGAACGGTGGCGCGCACGCCGACTCCAACGTCGACGTGCAGGAGTTCATGATCGCCCCGATCGGCGCCCCGACCTTCCGTGAGGCGCTGCGCAGCGGCGCCGAGGTCTACCACGCGCTGAAGTCGGTGCTGAAGAAGAAGGGCCTCTCCACCGGCCTGGGCGACGAGGGCGGCTTCGCGCCGAACCTGCCGGCCAACGCCGCCGCGCTGGACCTGATCGCCGAGGCCGTCCAGGCCGCCGGCTTCTCCCTGGGCAGCGACATCGTGCTGGCCATGGACGTCGCCGCGACCGAGTTCTACAAGGACGGGTCGTACGTCTTCGAGGGCTCGCCCAAGTCGACCGACGAGATGATCGCCTACTACGCGAAGCTCGCCGCCGACTACCCGATCGTCTCCATCGAGGACCCGCTGGCCGAGGACGACTGGGCCGGCTGGAGCGCGATGACCGAGCAGCTCGGTAACAAGATCCAGATCGTCGGCGACGACCTGTTCGTCACCAACCCGCAGCGCATCGCCCGCGGCATCGCCGAGGCGGCCGGCAACGCGGTGCTGGTCAAGGTGAACCAGATCGGCTCGCTGACCGAGACGCTGGACGCCGTGGACCTGGCCCACCGGGCCGGCTTCAAGACCATGATGTCGCACCGCTCCGGTGAGACCGAGGACACCACGATCGCCGACCTGGCCGTCGCGGTCGGTTCCGGCCAGATCAAGACCGGCGCCCCGGCCCGCTCGGACCGCGTCGCCAAGTACAACCAGCTCCTGCGCATCGAGGAGCAGCTGGAGAGCGCCGCCCGGTACGCCGGTGCGGGCGCGTTCCCGCGTTACCGCGTCGCGTAACACCGGACCGGCAGATCATGGGTGGTGGCACCCGCCCGGCGGTGGGTGCCACAATCCGTGACGGTCGTATCGATCGGGGGGAGGGCCGACGGATGACACAGCGCCGCATGCCGAGCGGTCAGGGCCCGTCCCGTCGCGCGACCGGCGCCACCGGCCGTCCCGGCTCGCGGACCCGGGTCACCGGTCCGGTCCGGACCGAGGCACGCCCGACCGTGCGGGTGCCCACGTCCCGCTCCGCGCGGCCGGCCGGCTCCCGGCGGACGTCACAGTCCGGCGGCCCGGCGGCCAAACGCACCGCCGCCCCACGCCCGCGCTCGCTGACCAGCCGGGCCACCGTCCTGCTCGCGATCTTCGTGGTTCTCGCCCTGGCCTACACCTACCCGTTGCGGATCTACCTGCAGCAGGAGGCGCAGATCGCGGAGATGGAGCGGGCGCAGGCCGCCCAGCAGGCCAAGATCGCCGAGACCCGCAAGGAGCTGGCGAAGTGGGGCGACGACGACTACATCCGGATTCAGGCCCGGGAGCAGGGTTTCTTCGTGCGCCCGGGTGAGACGCCGCTGCGGGTCTACTCCGACCCGGACGCCGCGGCTCGCGAGTCCGATCAGAAATCCCCGGCGGCCGCTCCGGACCGCTGGTACGACACGCTGTGGCACAGCGTCCAAGCCGCCAACGCGGAGCCTTCGAACTGATGGAAGCACCAAGCCCCGCCGACCTCGACATCGTGGCGGCCCAGCTCGGCCGCCGTCCCCGCGGCACCCGGGCGATCGCGCACCGCTGCCCATGCGGCAACCCGGACGTGGTGGAGACCTCACCGCGGCTGGACGACGGCACGCCGTTCCCGACGATGTACTACCTCACCTGCCCGCACGCCACCGCCGCCTGCTCCCGGCTGGAGTCGGCCGGCGTGATGCGCGACATGCAGGAGCGGCTCAGCACCGACCCGGAGCTGGCCGCCCACTACGCCCGCGCGCACCGGGACTATCTGGACCGGCGCCAGGCGATCGACGACGTGCCGGAGATCCACGACGTCTCGGCCGGCGGCATGCCGGACCGGGTGAAGTGCCTGCACGTCCACCTGGGACACGCGCTGGCCGCCGGCCGCGGGGTGAACCCGTTCGGCGACGAGGTGCGGGACGCCGTCGAGCCGTGGTGGGCCGAGGGCCCCTGCGTCAAGCGCGACGAATGCTGATCCGCCGCGCCCGGACCGGCGACGTCAAGGCGATCCGTGCCCTGGTCGACACGTACACCACCGACCGGCGGCTGCTCAGCAAGGCGACGGTCACCCTCTACGAGTGCGTCCAGGAGTTCTGGGTGGCAGTCGACGAGGACGACGTGGTGGTCGGCTGCGGCGCCCTGCACGTGATGTGGGAGGACCTGGCCGAGATCCGCACGGTCGCCGTGCACCCCGACAAGCGCGGGCACAAGATCGGCCACAAGATCGTCGGCGCGCTTCTCGACCAGGCGCGTGAGCTGGGCGTACGCCGGGTCTTCTGCCTCACCTTCGAGACCGGGTTCTTCGGCTCGTTCGGGTTCACCGAGATCGACGGCGCCCCGGTGCCGCACGCCGTCTACGAGCAGCTGCTGCGCTCCTACGACGAGGGTGTCGCCGAGTTCCTCGACCTGGAGCGGGTCAAGCCGAACACGCTGGGCAACAAGCGGATGCTGCTGCACCTGTGAACGCCGGACACCGGGGGGAAGGGCACCCATGAGAGTCGCCGCCATCGACTGCGGGACCAACGCGATCCGCCTGCTGATCGCCGACGTCGACGGCGATCGGCTGACCGACGTCGTACGGAAAATGGTGATCGTCCGTCTCGGCGAGGGCGTGGACCGTACCGGGATGCTGTCACCCGCCGCGATCGAGCGCACCCGGGTCGCGCTGGCGGGTTACGCCGCGGAGATCGCCGCGGCCGGTGTCCGGAGGACCCGGATGTGCGCCACCTCGGCCTCCCGGGACGCCTCGAACGCGCAGGATTTCCGGGACATGGTCCGCGGCGTGCTGGGCCTGGACCCCGAGGTGATCTCCGGCGCGGAGGAGGCTGCCCTCTCCTTCCTCGGCGCGGTCAAGGGCCTCGACGCTCCGGGCCCCTACCTGGTCTTCGACCTGGGCGGCGGTTCCACCGAGTTCGTCACCGGGACGGACACCGTCGAGCACGCGATCTCGATGGACATCGGCTGCGTCCGGATGACCGAGCGGCACCTGCACGACGACCCGCCGACCGCGGACCAGCTGGCGGCGGCCGAGAAGGACATCACGGCCGCCGTGGACACCGCCCTGGCGGCCGTCCCGGGCCGGGAGGCGCGCACCCTGGTCGGCCTGGCCGGTACGGTCGCCACCGTGGCGGCGCTGGCGCACGACCTGCCGGAGTACGACTCGGCCCGCATCCACCACAGCCGGGTCAGCCGGGACGCGGTCAGCCGGGTCACCGGCGACCTGCTCGGGATGACCGTCGAGCAGCGGCGGGCGCTGCCGGTGATGCATCCGGGCCGGGCCGACGTGATCGGCGGCGGGGCCTTGATCATGCGCGTCATCATGGAGCGTTCCGGCCAGCACACGGTGATCGCCTCGGAGCACGACATCCTCGACGGGATCGCGTTCGGCCTGGCCGCCGACTGATCGCCCACGGTCGGCCGACCGGACATTTCGA
This window of the Actinoplanes oblitus genome carries:
- a CDS encoding amino-acid N-acetyltransferase gives rise to the protein MLIRRARTGDVKAIRALVDTYTTDRRLLSKATVTLYECVQEFWVAVDEDDVVVGCGALHVMWEDLAEIRTVAVHPDKRGHKIGHKIVGALLDQARELGVRRVFCLTFETGFFGSFGFTEIDGAPVPHAVYEQLLRSYDEGVAEFLDLERVKPNTLGNKRMLLHL
- a CDS encoding Ppx/GppA phosphatase family protein — its product is MRVAAIDCGTNAIRLLIADVDGDRLTDVVRKMVIVRLGEGVDRTGMLSPAAIERTRVALAGYAAEIAAAGVRRTRMCATSASRDASNAQDFRDMVRGVLGLDPEVISGAEEAALSFLGAVKGLDAPGPYLVFDLGGGSTEFVTGTDTVEHAISMDIGCVRMTERHLHDDPPTADQLAAAEKDITAAVDTALAAVPGREARTLVGLAGTVATVAALAHDLPEYDSARIHHSRVSRDAVSRVTGDLLGMTVEQRRALPVMHPGRADVIGGGALIMRVIMERSGQHTVIASEHDILDGIAFGLAAD
- a CDS encoding DUF501 domain-containing protein — protein: MEAPSPADLDIVAAQLGRRPRGTRAIAHRCPCGNPDVVETSPRLDDGTPFPTMYYLTCPHATAACSRLESAGVMRDMQERLSTDPELAAHYARAHRDYLDRRQAIDDVPEIHDVSAGGMPDRVKCLHVHLGHALAAGRGVNPFGDEVRDAVEPWWAEGPCVKRDEC
- the eno gene encoding phosphopyruvate hydratase; this translates as MATIEAIVAREILDSRGNPTVEVEVGLDDGTVGRAAVPSGASTGAFEALELRDGDKGRYLGKGVEKAVANIEDKIADELIGYEASEQRLIDQKMLDLDGTDTKSELGANAILGVSLAVAKAAALSAELPLFRYVGGPNAAVLPVPMMNIVNGGAHADSNVDVQEFMIAPIGAPTFREALRSGAEVYHALKSVLKKKGLSTGLGDEGGFAPNLPANAAALDLIAEAVQAAGFSLGSDIVLAMDVAATEFYKDGSYVFEGSPKSTDEMIAYYAKLAADYPIVSIEDPLAEDDWAGWSAMTEQLGNKIQIVGDDLFVTNPQRIARGIAEAAGNAVLVKVNQIGSLTETLDAVDLAHRAGFKTMMSHRSGETEDTTIADLAVAVGSGQIKTGAPARSDRVAKYNQLLRIEEQLESAARYAGAGAFPRYRVA
- a CDS encoding FtsB family cell division protein — protein: MTQRRMPSGQGPSRRATGATGRPGSRTRVTGPVRTEARPTVRVPTSRSARPAGSRRTSQSGGPAAKRTAAPRPRSLTSRATVLLAIFVVLALAYTYPLRIYLQQEAQIAEMERAQAAQQAKIAETRKELAKWGDDDYIRIQAREQGFFVRPGETPLRVYSDPDAAARESDQKSPAAAPDRWYDTLWHSVQAANAEPSN